A segment of the Triticum urartu cultivar G1812 chromosome 1, Tu2.1, whole genome shotgun sequence genome:
tatcatctagaactacatatgatgatcgtcgtcgatatcaccttgtactgcttgaggatgcatgttgactatatatgaaattgttatctagtactccctccattccaaattgctcgtcgtggttttagttcaaatttgaaataaaaccaccacgagtaatttggaacggagggaatactacccaatacctataatgctttatgaaattgatatctagtagtcGCTAGTATCTGGAAATTGCAGTTTTATTGAAACTGAAGCGGGGTAGAAAGCGAGGGAAAATGATGAAAGATATAGCAGCGCGGGGCTAGGAAAGCGCTACAACTAACTATTAGTAGCGCGTTCTGGAAAAGCGCTGCTGTTATAGTCAGTATTAGTAGCGCGGGTACAGACCGTGCTACTACTAACTGTTAGTTGTAGCGCCGTAGTAGTAGTGCGGctgcccgcgctactactagggttttccctagtagtgattaTCTTTATATAACTTCTGCAAACTACTTTATATAACTTCAGCTAACTATTTCAGAAGttcgtggcaacgcacgggcattgtACTAGTAAGTAtaatttttctttattttattGTAACGCATGGGCGTTCAACTAGTAGTAGTACATGTCGAATATCTGAAACATATATTTGGGCATAAAATTGGCTGATCTGCAGTATCCTTGGCTCATCTACAACCTGTCATGGTTGGACCACACTAGGTAGCTCATGTTTAGATTACATTTGCAATTTTACATTGCTACAGAACACCTATAACCAGCCATTCTGATCTGAAACACCTGGCTTCAGAAATCATGAATAATCTTCTGCAAAGAAAAGTATGTCCCACTTGCAGCAACCAAGGAACCAAGAATGATAATAATGACCATGAGCGCAACCTCAGCCCTGCTGCAGCTTGCCGTACCAAAGATTTTGAGGTAGCAGATACATGGGAGCAGCATCGAAGCCATGACAATGAGGAGCGAGCCGACGAGCGCCATGAGGTCAGCGAAGAAGGGGATTGTGAGGGCTATGATGACTGTGCTGATGACAATGAAGGTTCTGACCAGTATGTGGACGAACCTCTGATTGCTAGCAAGCAGCTTCTCTTCGATCGCCGTGGCGACAGGAGTCACCATCAGAGCGTACTTTGAGAACGGGTTGATTAGCGCCGTGTAGATTGCTAGCTTGGAGCTGAGCTTGCCTTCCGGGAGGTTCAGGGTGAACTGAGATTCAACATCGTCGCCGTACATGAGGTAGCCGAGTATAGCCACGGATCCGAAGTTGAGGGTAGATACAACGAAGCATACAACTAGTACCTATCCATGGACACCGGGCAGACAAACAAGATCATGAGTCAGGGCCGTGGAGTATAGAAAAGTGTTAGGTGGTCACTGTCAAAAGTATTTTTTTTTCCAGTATCACATTTTTCTGGCTGAAGCACTTATTGGTGCGTATCAGACGAATTTCACATTAAAAGGCGACCATAAATATAAAAATTTAGGTATGTTCTTATTGGCAAACATTGAAATTATAGGGTACTCATTACCTTGGAGAACTTGTTCTTTTCGTGCATGGAATTGCACAATGTTGGGAATACGGGATGGCCGCCGTAGCAGAAAATGTAGAGACCCAGAGCAGTTGGCAGGCCGCTGAAGTTCAGCACGGTTCCTTTCCCCTGAAACCCGACGCCGTCGACCACCGCGGCCCAGAGTAGGCAGAACACCAGCACGACGGACGCGAGCACACCACTGGCTGACACGTAGGCGAGCACGCCGAGGTTCCTGAGCCATGTCGTGGGCAAGATCACAATGCCCGCGAGCACGACGAACAGGTGCTTGCCCGAGATCAGGAGCCCGGCCCCTAGGTTGAGGCTTGTGCCCGGGAACAGCTTGTCCAGGTTGTCCCCCTCCAATATCAAAAACCCGATGGCAACGAGGTAGAGCTCGACGTACATGATCGCCGACACGGCGAACCGTCCTTTGGCACCAAACGCAAGCGCGCCGATCTCCGGGTAGCCGAGCACGTCCGAAGATGCGCCCATGCACTTCTGCAGTAGCTGGCCGGTGTAGCAGCAGACCATGGAAACGAAGAGAAGAAGCAGCAGGCTCGACCACCCTCCCTCCGCCAGCGCGTAAGGGATGGACAGAAGGCCGACACCTGAAAACAAAATCAATCAATCAATTTTTTTTTACGCAAACCAAATCAAAGAAGTTGCCCGGTACGACACTGTAAAAAAAAAAACCAGTATCCGACTAATGTCAGTTTATTGGGCATGGCAAACCGAACATTTTTCATGGTAAACTCTGTTCAAGTATAATCCGTCTCGGTTCTTTTTTTGCCAGGAAATTGCCATGCTTACAAAACTAAAATCATCATCCTTACGTCCATATAAATTGCCATGAAAATCATTGGGTTGGCCATGTCAAAAAGACTAACTATTTTTGGCCTTGAGAAAAAAACCTGAATCAAATGGGAAAAACAGACTCACCGGAGAGGGCGTTGAGGCCATTGAAGCAGGTTCGCAGGAACGTAGTCCCGCCGGCCTCCGGCGAGGACTGTGCTTCGTGGTCGTGCGCCGGCGCTCCACCAATGACCATCTTATCTTACCCCTAGGCGATGACTCCGTGCGATGGATGGAACAGAGATGGGCATATATAGCGCACAAGGTTGTGTGGCATCAGTATACCTGTTACGTTGGCTTTTTCTGCTTGGCCTTAGTAGTTGGTGCGTGAAGCGTTGTCACCGCGTATACTGCGGCTGCCACGTCGACGTCGGCGTTGCTCACTTTTAACCATGGTTTTGGGTACCGAGCGGAATATTCGGATAGCGCCTGGTAACCGCGTTTCTCGCCACCCCACGAGAAACCTTTGTACCGAGcgaatatttttgaattttttcgAAATTTTTGAATTTAAACACCGATAGTTAAGTTAGATAGGCTAGAAACTCACAAAGCATAGGCAGGTAGGTCTGGCGTACTGGTTAGCTGGGCCGCCTAATTAAGTTACCTGTGGTTGCGGGTTAGAGTCACAAAGCTGTtcattttattttttaaaaaaattaggaaaaaagGAAGATGCTGTGAAGGTGATTAGATCTAGCAACCTCAAGACAGGGGGAAATACGCACAACACCTAGCCACTTCGCCACACGACGGTTGATGATAAAATGGAGTCCAGGCCTAATCTATCGTATATTTAAGAAAACtgaattcaaaattcaaatttgaacttcgTCCGAAATTTTTCCAAGATTTCACGGATACCACGGTAATCGAGAATTTCGGTGCCCTGGGAGAAAAAAACATACACTTGGGATCCAAATCCTTGCTTTTAACCGCTGGGATCGTCATCATTTTGCGGTCGGGCCCTTGAAAACATGTAGACGTTCACCCAATGTCGTTACCCTTCATATTCCTTTGTGCTCATCGATCAGATGCTACGCTAGGCGTACTCTCGCAAAAAAATATTCCACGGAAAGTTGAGTGCATTGCCATCGGCAGCGATGGGTGATCGGTGCACCCCAGTACATAGGATGAAATTTGGGTGCCATGCTGGAACCGCAAATTTCAGCAATTTCACTCGCTAGGTACACAACTACACTATTAGGGAAAACCTTAATAGTAGCGCGGGTTTTAAGGCTATCAGCAGTATGGGCAGCCGCGCTAtcaataaggcgctacagctaactgtTATTTGTAGCGCGGTTTGCACCTGAGCTACTATTATTGACTATATCAGCAACGTTTTTCCAGAACACGCTACTATTAGTTAGTTGTAGCGGTTTCCTAGCCCCGCGCTACAGCTATGTGTTTCATCATTTTTCCCCGCTTCTTACCCAATTTCAGTTTCAATAAACTGCAATTTtcagatactaggtactactagatatcaatttcataaagcattataggtactaggtagtactatctccgttccaaattactcgatAACGATCATCATATGCATCCTCAAGTAGTACAAGGTGATATCGATGATGATCATCATAtatagttctagatgatatcgacgacgacaatcatatgtagttctacatgatatcaacgacgatcatcatatgcagttctagatgatatagccacacacacatatatagttctagatgatatcgacgacgatcatcatcctgaagcctgggcggtgggtgttcctgatagtaattaggatggcttgtccaacacgaagattcttgccaacgaggaatctcttccacccaaccgagtttaagtgtgtgcgaccgtcTGTGTCCATGCGGCAAGTACAGGTGGTGAtggagccccttgcggtaaggcgtagtccagctgagccttcttcatcaagCTCGATACCGcaactcacagataggttctttagcaatttctgaataagaaaaacatatcaattaataaatagccttGCACATACTattgcaaatatatttctattaagtATACATTTCTACACTATAAAAAGACACAGTACTACGCATTTGTACTAATTAAgcatgaattctactaataagtatacatggattatctacactattaatagttccttggattctacactaataagcatgtgatcagactctacactaaagcatatcatcgactagattccacaaagcatatcattggactctacactaagcatatcatcggattcactaagcatatcatcggataatttgcatttgtaagtataacaataaagcatatacaTATCATCAAATTATTACACTCagtataacataccatttcatgccgatcgaccatcgtacttgtcaggcgggtcacgaatggcaccccgacaaagtcatcacatggcggaattatgtcccataggttgaACATCTCCTCCTCGCTCAGTCTCATTCTTTCAGCtacgatggcttcatgaagtgggttctcatcatcttcctcgagtgggtcctcattatattcatcatcttcgtcatcttcatcagcTTCCACCAGGTTGAGATAAATGACAACCAGTTTGGGTCtatctgctctgaaggagaaactgatcaactcaccaccatTAGGACGCATGCGGGCGAGGAAACAGGTCCATCCATATCCTCCAATCTGTGACATATTacgtcctttctcgacctccatagtgtacgcCCCCCAGGAGCttcaaatgtcacagtgtctcctgtcagcttgttgaatttcaacctcacattgcatgggacaaTCTGCGTAAAAAAaacaaaatgacacaatgcagtaatgccaacactaaaaataaaatagttgttacatttcataGAATTTCTTACCGCCGCGTGATGAAAACTCGGCtagaagtagatgccgaacagcttgccagttgcaaggctgttGGCGCACCTTGATTTGCACAGTcgacatggtggtggtggtggcgccattttcctaaagcaatatgagcaaaggattaacgatcCACTTCACAGGAAAGAAAAACCGTAGTATGTGATATTTTTGGTTCTTCTTCAGTAATATTTTCATAGTGGAACCCGATCCCAAAAAGTAAACAACAAGTTGTCAATTAACTTACTAACACCTTCTATAATAGAACCAACAACTAGCAGGCCAATGCCAAATTAGCCAACAAGACTCACAGACAACAAGTTCTCAATTAGCTTACTAACACCTTCTAGAATATCTCTAGATGAAGAGATTCTTCCGCGAAAAGCAATTTCAGGGGCACCTATTGCCAAAAAAACTATTTGTCCTCTACCAAAGGTATAATCCTAAGATCTGTAATAAGTTATCTACAAAATCAAGGTACCACCTATCAAGACACATTTCATCTACTTTGGCCCCTATTTGCCTAAGATAACTGATTAAGAAAACAAGTAGAAAATTTAATTGGAATTAACTTAGCACTTGCAAACTAAATACGTGTACCACCTACCAAAGCATTTCaactaaattggcacctacattttgcAAAAAATAACTTATTATAGAAAAACAAAAGCATCTAGTTATCCACATGAAATTCGTAAGCCCTCGCTGCATCTAGGTAGGGCAACCCTCAGGGGGTGCTGAAGAGGAGGGGGGATGGCATGGTGACCTCGGTCGGGGGTGCTGACGAGGGGAAGGTCGGTGACTTTCCTATGAGAGGGGGCGAAGACAGCGACCGACGAGGGGATCGAGGACAGTCGGCCAAAGGCGCCCGGCCAGATCTCGCGGGCGGCGATAGAGTGGGCGGCGAGAGGGTGGAGGAGCAGCTAGCAGAGGGGCGGCGAGAGGGGGGAAGAGCATTACCTGCGGCGGTGGTGGTGTTGGCGCGCGGTGGCGGAGGAGAAACCCTAACCGCAGCTGCCGGCGTCGGGCGGAGGGGGACGATTAAGAGATGAGCGTGCGGGAGCCGGGTAGCAGAAGCGTGGGTACAGGGagctcgctactgctaagccCAATATCAGTAGCGCTTTGTCCTAAAAAAACGCTACTGCTAAGGCTACATgtaaaaacatcaaaaatatacattggtcatcattgacctttttgtgtagaatctaaataGTCAATATGAATCCTCACCGTACCTGTATAGGTATAGGTGAAGATTCATATTGCAGCCACGAATCCTACACAGacagttcaatgaagaccaagtgcttgaGATAGTTTGAGAagcaacatatttaaggtggtaaacaccttgttcgcttagcagtatgaGACTAAAATTAATTAGTTGCAAGAGGGGATGATACTTAGCAGCTGCGAGGTTTAAAGAAAAACGCTGCTACTAagtactttagcagtagcgcgtccaggAGAAGGGAGCTACTATTATATCTAGCCTGAAGGCAACACCGTGGCAATTGTAGTAGTAGCGCTCGTTTCATCTAGAGCACTACTGCTACTAGGCTATTAGTAGCGCAGTCTTctgaagctcgctactgctaattaccAGTAGCGTTTGTTTTTAAacctcgctgctgctaagattctgtgtatacgGTTTTCCCAAGTGGTGCTAGGTGAAAATGTGATACTTCTTTTTGGATTAAGCTATGGCTTAGGGTTTCCCTCTATCTTGTAATTCGATTTCCTGGATTACGTCagtgtttagggtttagggtttctCTTGTCCAAATGcctaatttttttaattttttcatCTTACAATGAGGCATTTACTCAAAACCACCACATTTGGTGCTAGCACAATAACCAGTAACACTTTTTGGATAGGGCATGAGGAACTATCATCGGCAGATAAGCTCACGAAAACAACTGATCTGATGGGTTGGGCCCAGGTGTCAGGTCGATGCGGCGAAAACTAATTCATGTCAATATTTGACCTGCTACGGAGGATGGCCACCCCACATATTTCTTCTCCTTCCACAATCCTTCCTTGCCGCAGCTGATCCTAAAGAGAGCACGCGAGCACGTTGATGGGAAACAACCTTTGGGAAAAAAGGTAGGAGGCGCTGGTAGAGGCAAGCGGCGGCCGTCGCACCACGCGCGGATCCGGTCCTTCGCCAAGACTGTTGCCCCCTGCTAGGCATGGAGGAGCCAAGGTGGTGGGCTATCCGTGGGCGGCCAACAAGATGGTGAACCGGGCTCCACCGTGACGCGTCTGACGGATTTATGCCAGCACAGTCTGCGCCGAGGGCTCCGTCTGTGTGAAGATCCAAGACACAACCGCTTGTGCTTGGAGGCATCTCGAGGCCTAGCACCTCGTCGGGTGCAACGGTCATGAGTGTGCTTTGGCATGGGAGCCAGCTCCGTTGCTAGAGGTCATTCATTTGCCGCGCTCCATGCCGAGCACCATGGCTAGGCTGCTCGCCCAGCGTCGTGTGCACGACGGAGAGCAGGGGAGGCTCCACTTGGTGTCCTTGATGGTGTGCTGTCCGCGGGCGGCCACCGGGTTATGCTTTCGCGCCAACCTACTCTTCTCCAACGGCGAGCACAATGACGACCATAGCCCAGAACCTGCTTGCTGAAATGCCCATAAAAAGGGGATAGTAGTAAAAAAAAAAAGGGAAATAAAGAACCATTCATGTCATTTACGGATGAAACCCTTGGCCACCACAACCATTTATACATGGAGAAATGCCAAATCGGCCAATAGGTGGCCAACCGGCCAAAACCACTGTTTTCTTCAGCTTATCATCCAATCAGTTATCTTCTCTAGTCGTTAGTTGCATATACTGTGGTTCCTTGTGCTCAGTCCGAAAACTTGTACTAAGGTGTTACACTTACCTTAGATATGGTGACCCCTGGTAAATAACTCTCTTTCAGCGTGCTAGGCCTCGAGATGTTTATGCATCAAAATAAAAACATAGGATAGTAATGTTTGGCAAACCAAAATAAAAATATGGGAACATATAACATTCGGATCTTGACAAAAACCCACAAACAAAACTAAACACTACTTTCGTAAATACTGGGAGATCGGCATGCTGTACACATTCGTGCCATTCTTTCAAACATCTAAATACACGTGAGTCCATGAGTTACTACAATCATCATCAGTTTGCAAATACATGATTTCTTCGTGCAAGCTAATTCTATATTATCCAAGTGCAATCGCTGAAAAGTTTACACACTGAATATAAAAATCACAATGACTTTCTATGTTTTTTGTCCCGATTAATTTACTCACATCCACTCTTGATTCTCTAGCAATTGTAATCATGAAATTAATCAAGTggagaaaaaaggaaaaaaaattctACAATTAGCAAACAGTTACTATTATATACAAACTTACACATATTATTAGTATGATTTCTCTAACCCAATAGATCAAGCGGAAGTATTTTCAAATAAACTAATTATTATACATATCAGATGCATCACATTGAATGATGATGTCATGATATGCACACAACTTTCGAAAGTACTATAAAACAACACTGGATTATGTAATAGCAACAAAGTAAAATTAACTGGGTGGTGACTAATATAATGATTTTTTGTAATAGCATATATATCTTGGTGAACTGAAAACCTAAAAGAAGTttgagaaatatatttttcttgaACTTGCAACTAAACGCATGTATATTCTTATTATAAACAGAGACGAAAAGCATTGGATTAAAAGTACATGTCGCCTTGCTTTGTAAATC
Coding sequences within it:
- the LOC125540761 gene encoding amino acid transporter AVT1I-like, with translation MVIGGAPAHDHEAQSSPEAGGTTFLRTCFNGLNALSGVGLLSIPYALAEGGWSSLLLLLFVSMVCCYTGQLLQKCMGASSDVLGYPEIGALAFGAKGRFAVSAIMYVELYLVAIGFLILEGDNLDKLFPGTSLNLGAGLLISGKHLFVVLAGIVILPTTWLRNLGVLAYVSASGVLASVVLVFCLLWAAVVDGVGFQGKGTVLNFSGLPTALGLYIFCYGGHPVFPTLCNSMHEKNKFSKVLVVCFVVSTLNFGSVAILGYLMYGDDVESQFTLNLPEGKLSSKLAIYTALINPFSKYALMVTPVATAIEEKLLASNQRFVHILVRTFIVISTVIIALTIPFFADLMALVGSLLIVMASMLLPCICYLKIFGTASCSRAEVALMVIIIILGSLVAASGTYFSLQKIIHDF